The DNA sequence CGCAGGCTCTCCGAGCCCACCATAACCTCGGGATTACAGCAGATTTTATCCATGGGCACCTGGGAGGAATTCACACTCTCTCGCTCGCGATGTGCGGGAACACCAGAGGGGGGAAGGGAGGGGGGATTTCGATCGACCGAAGCCCCTCAAATTAACGAACCATCGATCAATAcgccaccaccatcaccatcgACTCTcgctctttcctctcctttctctctgccaactctctgtttcctctctctcgctctcagcCACACACCAGGCACACCCCTGCCTTCGACAGGGGGCGTTGCGAGCGAGCGAAGGGGCCGCCAGCGCCTCTAGTGTGGAGCGATCGCTCACATGACCAGCAGGCATCAACTAGGAGTAGGACAGACTGGCTGACACCACAGGCTCAACCCAGACAGAAGGACCCAGAAGGGGTTAACTCCACCATAAGCGAGCTCTTCCATATGACACAACAGTCAGGCTGGCAAATAAAGGGGTGAAGAATTggttaaaatttgaaaaaaggaacaaattaaatgttttcttgttgttactGCTCTTTGCAGGTTAAATagagcggccatttttaaagaaCAATTTGGGCCTTATCAcaataaaaaagtgtttgtttaaacattttagcAAGCTAAATAAATTATGGATTAGATTCTATGTTTTTTAGCAGCATGGTAATCTACAGTTGTATGTGTGTATTGTTGGAGGCAGACTGTTGGAGATGATAACATTTATGGTGTTGCAGCTTGCAGAGACTTGCtctgtataaaaacatgtgGCAGTACTAACCTGCCAGCTGACGCGAGAGGACAAGTTCTCCACGATGAGGCGGTTCTCAGTGCGCATCGGAGGAGGATTTCggctgaaacaaaaaaagaaaaaaaaaaaaagactcaatcaATTGAGCACTAACACTGTGAGGCTGAACGAGAGACTCAAGCAAAGTCTAAGAGCTCTCATTAGCGATTTGTCAATAGCAAGGCTAATGCATGTCATGGATCTTTAAAATGGAGTAAGCACAgggcttgtgttgtgttttaactAAGACATTTCCAGACTGCAAGTGATGGATCGTAATTAAACTGAATCTCCTAGAGAAGCAAAGAATGACTTGACTGAATCCAACATTCAAGTGACAGGGAAACCTCAACACAACTGCAAGTTGTTTACACACAGCAAAAGGGACAGCCCACATTTTCCCCCAATATTGGTAACACCTGAGGGAACATTACGAAATGTCGTACATGTGGATTttcaaattgttctttttgtttgaaTGGTACTGTAACATTTTTGCTGCACAAAAAAGACTTATTAATCTCTACTTCTTACCATAAGTTATCAGTTTCTATAGAGATTTAACtacatattgcagtgaaaaccAAGGCTACAGTAATTAAAGTGTGACACTAGGGTACTTTACCTCCGACTGCTCTGGGAGCCTCGTCCATAGCGATCAGAGAAACGTCCACCTGCACTGCCGCCTCCTCTGCCACGGCCGCCTCGCAGGCGTACACGGGCATGCTCAATAGTCACCCTGAAACACagacaatgtttgttttgttaaaccACCAGACAGAGCAGGAGGAAAAGAAATAGCTAATTATCTAAATTTATTTAGATCGTTTAATGTACATCACCACAAATTCCTACCTTTCATTACACAACTCTTTGCCATCAAGCTCATAAACAGCATCTTCAGCATCTCTGGGGTCGTCAAACTCctgcaacaaacaaaacattaacaaagGGTGTTGAATACTTTAGGAATACGCGAAGTAAGCAACACAGCTCAAGTCTCTGGCAATATTTACTATTCTGGAATTTAGGAAGCACTATACCCATGAAGAATATATCACTCAAATTtcatggatttttttcagctgaTAGTGTTACTCGATAATCACCCGTTTCTGATAGCTGAGACCAAAaagataatttcacatttttgtattaaaaaaaaaagttaatgcaCGCCTAAGGGCAAGAAAGGCTCAGATGTAGTCAGCAAGAAGGAAGATTTAATATTCTATAGCTCAACCAAATCTAATGACCACCACAGACATTTTGAAATGTCTTAGtgggaaaagcacaggtgaaaTTGATAATGTTAACAATGGCTCAGTTGTTCCAGCAAACTAATCCAGTGAGCAAGCATGCACAGCTGTCACTAATGTTCCTAACTGCACATGAGCCTTTCCAactatgacaagtcaaaatgtagTGCTTTTATAGAGcaattgtaaataaatacttAGACACTAATACTAGATAAAATCTGTCCAATTAGACATGTTAATGTCAATACTGATGACTAACCACCaccacctgctgctgcttctgtaaaacaaaattaaagcaAATTGGCTTGGAATAATCAGTCTATAATTTATCAGCTACAGTTACATTATCAGAATATATAATCATGTACAATTCCCATTAGCCAAAAATTAATCTGCCCAATATACATATACCATGGAACCTaaacatttgcacatttttatctTAGATTTGCTATTGTACTTGTATTTCCTTCTTTATACATGTTTCAATTTGTATTGTTGGAGGGAGCTGAATGTTTTCAACTGCTTTTCTGTAACtgtttttcatataaaacaagaaagaaCTTGAAACTTGAAGCAGTAATTAATTTAAAACGTGTTCAGACATTACAGTGGTTAGTTGATGTGTGGGTGTGTCGTATATATACATGGAGCCAAATGAAAGCTATACATAGCTATTGTGGCtacatgttaaaatgaatgGGGATGGACTAAAATGTTGCTGTTAAGCGAAATATAAATGGCTATTTATTTAGAAGTAGAACCCTACAACACCCTCAGCATATCTTAGGTGTCCGTGCAACGTTAGGAGGCTCACCACGAAGCCGAAGCCTCTCTTGAGGTCGATATCTCGGATGCGACCGTATCCTTTGAAGAACCGCTCCACATCCTTCTCCCTGGCCGACGGGCTCAGACGGCCGATGAAAATACGACATCCACTCATTGTCGATGTCTTGAAGGTGACAGCtatctgtaacacacacacacacacacaaatattattaCGGCTACAGCCAAAACAGAGGCTATTAAAAGTCGGTGACGTATTCACATATTCGGCCAGTTACGTTACTTGAcctgtgtgtcatttttgtcgCTAGCTCGGTTTGAGGCCTAGCATCCAAATATCACCAGGCTACGTTTCGTGCTAATTCAAGCTAACGGTTAACACCACACAGCAGATTTTACGCTTATTATAGCAAATCTAAAACATTTTGGTGGCGTTACGGTGCGTTTTTATCGCCGTACACGTACCTTTTAAGGTGGTCCCGGTAGTGTTTCCGTGCAGGCTGTCGACAGTGACCGcagaaatcaaacaaaatgGAGCCTCAGCTGTTCAGGGAGGGGGCagcttattcttcttcttcttcttttgagttttaTTGGCGGTTGTCAGACCAACGTACAggtgcattaccgccacctactggacTACTGGAGTGTGGCGCAGTAGATTGACAGGAAaataaggagagaaaataataccgataaaaaaataaaattaaaatatttaataatatagtaccgttattattattattattattattattattattattaataataataataataataataataataataataataataataatattatataacagATCTTGaagttttataaataaataaattcacacattttcataaaaaaaaaattaaaaaacccaATTCATCTAACTGAGAACATTTACTCTTtactatactttttttttttaacctttatttaaccaggaagtccCCTTGAGATTCAGAATCTCGttttcaagagagacctggccaaaatagcagccaaaactcaacaaaagtgccaaaaaaaaaataacatttacaataaaacaagtgtaatacaacacaaaattaaaacataatgagccttattaagaaaaacaagcacatgtCTCCACAGTCTTGATGGTAGCTTTAAATGCATTGATTGATATCAGACTTTCTAGTTTAAACTTTTTCTGTAGATTGTTCCATTACCAGGGTGCTGAGTAAGAGAATGCAGTTTTTCCCAGTTCAGTTGAACtgatatactatactataagaTACTATATATACATACTTTACTATACTATACCTGACCATTATTATACACAcgcactaccaccacagactgatagaacatctgcagcatcttactacaaaTGTCAAGGGATCTGAGCTTCgatatattgttctttttaacaaaaaatcgATTTGTCTTTGTGCTGTTGCAACCCCTGAATTTCCCATCTGCGCTCAGTAAAAGTTTATCTTATTTCTACTTATACAGGGAAAAAGGAATCTGAGCAGCCTTCTTGTTAACATAAAACTAATTGTTAATAAAGACTATTTTTTCGAATTACAAGTATTTTTCATTTCCTCCATCGCCTCCGTCTCTTTTCTCTTAAATACATTTCCTGGAAATAACAATCGACTGTTCCAGTTTCAGGTTCCCTGACGGGAGTTGACGCTGCAGAATCCGAAAAGTGCCGAAGTCCGGCGGCAGGGTTTCCGAACATGACGTCACGGATGCGCCGAATACAATGTTCTATTAGTGCCGTTTCTATTTCTGACCACTAGGTGTCACTCAGACATAAAACTACTGTACAGAgaggaccatagactgtataaatggaGAGGACGCATGGACCACATACTGTACACCAGCTATATAACTTAATAGGATTCAGGAACATAAACAATATAACAGCAGGCCAgtagacataataataataataatgaaccaAAAGTTCatccagaaaaaaaggaagagtTGCAATCATACAAAATTGATTTCAAGAAGCAATTTAAAAGATATTATGTTTTAAAGCTCCTCAGGCAGGTCATTCATTTCTGCAGTTTAATCAAACACAGCAGTGTGATTCAGGGAGTTGTTACAAGAAATAATAAACGACAACAACCTTTGGCCAAGAATAAAATGTACTTCCTCTTTCGCGAGTAAATGATTGATTATGAATTGAGGAAGTGGGTAGAGCACCACCCTATATAATACAGGTTTTACAGTGATCTCATACTATAATGGGACTAATGCAGTACCATATACATAAGGCATACTAGGAATAGCTTTAGAGATATTACATTGATTGCACAGTGCCAGGAAGTAGGCTGGTGCATTCATTCAAGCTGATATTGAACACCGACACCTTTCCATTCGACTTTCAAATCTTCCAGGATCTAATCCAAAAGAAAACATGACCGATAGGTACTGGAAATGTCCTGAGTTCAGTCTgaaaatgtgtgactttttgtcaattaaatcaacatttttaagAATTACACACAGTCTGACACAGGCTTAAATAATGACACGTCATCTTCCACATTCAAAAGAAAGCTTTAATTAGAAAGTtatatacacactgtaaaattaaattaaactttatacaaatattaaattacTATCTTCACACCCACTGCCAtgtacagaggaaaaaaaacaaagctgaaaGCATTTGAAACTAAGAATCAAGATGTGTACTTTTTTTAACCTGTTATTTTCAGGGACGCAGCACCGTACAACAGTGCTTCTGCTGAACACAAAGTtaaatttctttgttttgttttttttcttttcaatccCATAATTGTTTAATGCTTTGTCGTAGCAAAGGAGAAGCAAAGGAATAGTGAAATATAGGTGCTTATaggtttcatcatcatcatcaccatcat is a window from the Centropristis striata isolate RG_2023a ecotype Rhode Island chromosome 18, C.striata_1.0, whole genome shotgun sequence genome containing:
- the srsf5b gene encoding serine and arginine rich splicing factor 5b isoform X2, coding for MSGCRIFIGRLSPSAREKDVERFFKGYGRIRDIDLKRGFGFVEFDDPRDAEDAVYELDGKELCNERVTIEHARVRLRGGRGRGGGSAGGRFSDRYGRGSQSSRSRNPPPMRTENRLIVENLSSRVSWQPDCCVIWKSSLMVELTPSGSFCLG